One region of Eretmochelys imbricata isolate rEreImb1 chromosome 2, rEreImb1.hap1, whole genome shotgun sequence genomic DNA includes:
- the LOC144260242 gene encoding cytochrome P450 11B, mitochondrial-like, which translates to MGPPSQLWKPPAQRRLSRCLPSGAARSSTAPAPAPAPARPLPYEAIPRSGRNAWLNLLRFWRSNSFQRFHLVMQRNFQRYGPIYRETVGTYNCVNVLLPRDAAQLFQSEGIFPRRMGIESWVAHRRLRNHKCGIFLLNGEEWRSDRLILNKEVISPAGTRKFLPFLNAVAQDFVTLMHRRISKNTRRSLTIDLYSDLFRFTLEASSYALYGERLGLLEESPNAESQRFISAVETMLRTTLPLLFIPPGLMRWVNTKLWRDHIGAWDTIFKHADKCIQNIYQEFCLGQPRKYSGIMAELLMQAELPLDSIKANITEFTAGGVDTTAMPLLFTLFELARNPSVQTAIRREIAEAESQGPRELSKVLNSMPLLKSTLKETLRLYPVGITVQRYPTKDVVLQNYCVPAGTLCQVGLYAMGRSPEVFSNPERYDPLRWLSKEDNSFKALAFGFGARQCIGRRLAETEMMLFLMHVLRNFRIDTVSKADIKTVFGFILMPEKPPLLTFRPID; encoded by the exons ATGGGCCCGCCGAGCCAGCTCTGGAAGCCGCCCGCCCAGCGCCGCCTCTCCCGCTGCCTCCCGTCGGGGGCCGCCCGCAGCTCcacggccccggccccggccccggccccggcccggccgCTGCCCTACGAAGCCATCCCGCGCAGCGGCCGCAACGCCTGGCTCAACCTGCTCCGCTTCTGGCGGAGTAACAGCTTCCAGCGCTTCCACCTGGTCATGCAGCGCAACTTCCAGCGCTACGGGCCCATCTACAG GGAGACCGTGGGCACCTACAACTGCGTCAATGTGCTGCTGCCCCGAGACGCGGCCCAGCTCTTCCAGTCGGAGGGGATCTTCCCGCGGCGCATGGGCATCGAGTCCTGGGTCGCCCACCGCCGGCTCCGCAACCACAAGTGCGGCATCTTCCTGCT GAATGGGGAGGAGTGGCGCTCGGACCGCCTGATCCTGAACAAGGAGGTGATCAGCCCTGCGGGCACCCGGAAATTCCTGCCCTTCCTCAACGCTGTGGCCCAGGACTTTGTCACCCTCATGCACCGGCGTATCAGCAAGAACACGCGCCGCTCGCTCACCATCGACCTCTACAGCGACCTGTTCCGCTTCACCCTGGAGG CAAGCAGCTACGCCCTGTACGGGGAGCGGCTGGGGCTCCTGGAGGAAAGCCCCAACGCGGAGTCGCAGAGGTTCATCAGCGCCGTGGAGACCATGCTGCGGACCACCTTGCCGCTGCTCTTCATCCCGCCGGGCCTCATGCGTTGGGTTAACACCAAGCTATGGAGGGACCACATCGGGGCCTGGGACACCATCTTCAAGCATG CTGATAAGTGTATCCAGAACATCTACCAGGAGTTCTGCCTGGGGCAGCCCCGGAAGTACTCGGGGATCATGGCGGAGCTGCTCATGCAGGCGGAGCTGCCGCTGGACTCCATCAAGGCCAACATCACTGAGTTCACAGCAGGTGGCGTGGACACG ACCGCCATGCCACTGCTCTTCACCCTCTTCGAGCTGGCCCGCAACCCCAGCGTCCAGACGGCCATTCGCCGGGAGATCGCCGAGGCCGAGTCGCAGGGCCCAAGGGAGCTCTCCAAGGTGCTGAACTCCATGCCCCTGCTCAAAAGCACCCTCAAGGAGACACTGAG GCTTTACCCTGTGGGCATAACGGTGCAGCGCTACCCAACCAAAGACGTGGTGCTCCAGAACTACTGCGTGCCAGCTGGG ACCCTGTGCCAGGTGGGGCTATATGCCATGGGCCGGAGCCCCGAGGTGTTCAGCAACCCAGAACGCTACGACCCCCTGCGCTGGCTGAGCAAGGAGGATAACAGCTTCAAGGCCCTGGCCTTTGGCTTCGGGGCTCGGCAATGCATCGGCCGCCGCTTGGCAGAGACCGAAATGATGCTGTTCCTCATGCAC GTCCTGCGGAACTTCCGGATCGACACCGTGTCCAAGGCAGATATTAAAACCGTCTTCGGCTTCATCCTCATGCCGGAGAAGCCGCCTCTGCTCACGTTTCGGCCCATCGACTGA